The window ACGAAGTCTGATCCTGATAATGAAAAGAACGGAACATTTGCTTCGCCTGCAACAGCTTTGGCCAGCAATGTCTTACCGGTTCCCGGAGGGCCTACTAGTAAGGCTCCTTTAGGTATTTTTCCTCCCAGTTCAGTATATTTATTGGGGTTTTTCAAGAAAGAAACGATTTCTTCCACTTCTTGTTTGGCCTCAGATAACCCGGCTACATCTTTGAAAGATACTTGTACCGGTCCTTCTTTATCGAATAATTGGGCTTTGGCTTTGCCTACGTTAAAAACTCCGCCTCCGCTGCCTTGGTTAGACATACGCCGCATGATGATAAACCAAAATGCGATTAGCAACAATATCGGACCGAAAGACCATAACATATCTCCGAAATCGCTGCCTTTTTCGTATTTTACTTCAGCATGAAACCCATTTTCTTGTTTCCATTTTTCAATGGCTTTGTCCAGAACTTCGGGAGAAGCTATGTTGGTATAGATTTTAGGATTCTTGCCGATCTTATCAGAACTTGTCTTAAATATTTTTTGTGCGATACTATCGGTAATTATGGCTTCTACATTATCTTTATTGGTGTAAACCGTCATTTGAGTGATACCCCCTTCTTTGGCAATTTTCTCAAATTCAGTCCAGTTAACCTCTTTAGAAACCGAGCCGTCATTCATATAATACAAGCCGATAAGCAGTAACGCTATCAACGAGTACATCCAATAAAGGCTGAATTTCATAAATTTTGGTTTTTTAGGGCCTTGAGGGGAAATAGGATTAGAATTATTGTCCATATTTTGTTATTTGTCTTTTTTTAATATATGCAAAAATCATTCCGCATTAGGAATTACTGACAATTTGGCATCGTTCCATAATTGTTCCAGTTTATAATATTCTCGATGTTCAGGCAAAAATACGTGTACATATATGTTTCCGTAATCCAAAACGATCCATTGTGAGTTTTGGTAACCATCGTACGCAAACGGTTTTATTCCGGTGTTTTCCCGTACATATTCCCGTACGCT of the Coprobacter tertius genome contains:
- the rsfS gene encoding ribosome silencing factor — protein: MENSKLLLKKITEGIQEKKGKNIVVADLSRIESASAQYFIICEGGSTMQVTAIADSVREYVRENTGIKPFAYDGYQNSQWIVLDYGNIYVHVFLPEHREYYKLEQLWNDAKLSVIPNAE